Proteins from a genomic interval of Microthrixaceae bacterium:
- the purU gene encoding formyltetrahydrofolate deformylase, which yields MTILLLSCPDGPGLVAATSGFIQDHGGNIVHADQHADQRHDLFLQRIEFTLEPGADHDAFRTEFSLLAQRLGMSWTLAEESDRQRVALLVSKEGHCLLDLLSRHHLGLLNVDIPVVISNHPDFREITEKFGVPFLHLPVDPDAKSAQQRAVLQALEEHDIDLVVLARYMQILPPEIIDRYPRRIINIHHSFLPAFIGAKPYHQAYDRGVKIIGATAHYATAELDQGPIIRQDVTPVSHRDDPERLIRMGGDLEVVVLADAVRLHIEHRILTYANRTVVFD from the coding sequence ATGACGATCCTTCTTCTCTCCTGCCCCGACGGACCGGGGCTCGTGGCCGCGACCAGCGGGTTCATCCAGGACCACGGCGGCAACATCGTCCACGCCGACCAGCATGCCGACCAACGCCACGATCTATTCCTACAACGCATCGAGTTCACGCTCGAACCCGGCGCCGATCACGACGCGTTCCGTACGGAGTTCTCACTTCTTGCGCAACGCCTCGGCATGTCGTGGACCCTCGCCGAGGAGTCCGACCGCCAACGAGTGGCGCTCTTGGTGTCGAAGGAAGGTCACTGCCTGCTCGACCTGTTATCGCGACATCATCTCGGCCTCCTCAACGTCGACATCCCGGTGGTGATCTCCAATCACCCCGATTTCCGGGAGATCACCGAGAAGTTCGGGGTCCCGTTCCTCCACCTCCCGGTCGACCCAGACGCCAAGTCGGCCCAACAGCGCGCGGTGCTCCAAGCGCTGGAGGAACATGACATCGACCTCGTGGTGCTCGCCCGCTACATGCAGATCCTGCCACCCGAGATCATCGACCGATATCCGCGCCGCATCATCAACATCCACCACTCGTTCCTGCCCGCATTCATCGGGGCAAAGCCCTATCACCAGGCGTACGACCGCGGAGTGAAGATCATCGGAGCGACCGCCCACTACGCCACGGCGGAACTCGACCAAGGCCCAATCATCCGCCAAGACGTCACCCCGGTGAGCCACCGCGACGACCCGGAGCGACTCATCCGCATGGGTGGCGACCTCGAGGTCGTAGTACTCGCCGATGCCGTGCGACTCCACATCGAGCACCGCATCCTGACCTACGCAAACCGCACGGTCGTCTTCGACTAA
- a CDS encoding nuclear transport factor 2 family protein, which translates to MQFPDELPDHPARNASVASMTAIENGDRATWLSLFAPDAVVADPIGPSPLDPDGNGHRGLEAIAAFYDTVIGPNQVRFTIKESWEAGNEVANVGRITTTMADGLVVHTDGVFTYRIDDAGRVEALRAYWSIDRLTYG; encoded by the coding sequence ATGCAGTTCCCCGACGAACTTCCCGACCACCCGGCGCGCAACGCGTCGGTCGCCTCGATGACCGCCATCGAGAACGGGGACCGAGCGACCTGGCTGTCGCTGTTCGCTCCCGACGCCGTGGTCGCTGACCCGATCGGCCCCTCCCCGCTCGACCCCGATGGCAACGGCCACCGCGGTTTGGAGGCGATCGCCGCCTTCTACGACACGGTGATCGGCCCGAACCAGGTGCGCTTCACCATCAAGGAATCCTGGGAGGCCGGCAACGAGGTGGCCAACGTAGGTCGAATTACGACGACGATGGCCGATGGACTAGTCGTGCACACCGACGGGGTGTTCACCTACCGGATCGACGACGCCGGACGTGTCGAGGCACTCCGCGCCTACTGGTCGATCGACCGCCTCACCTACGGCTGA
- a CDS encoding DEAD/DEAH box helicase, producing MATSIRLRPWQKAALEKLLAKDADNFLAVATPGAGKTTFALTVAAQYLSSGLCQGLFVVAPTQHLKVQWAEAAHRIGLHLDDDWAAADGELPSDMHGIVTTYQQVATSGAVLRKLTPGSFVILDEVHHAGDDKSWGESVLNAFGPARKRLSLSGTPFRSDSSAIPFVEYHMDEALPDFEYGYGDALSDGRVVRPVYFPAYGGHMEWVAPDGSEMSAGFDDALDHQRSNQRLRVALSLEGQWLTKVLTEAHVQLQNIRRTHVDAAGLVIAMDQDHANGIARLMKSRFGITPTIAVSDDPTASAKIARFAASNDPWIIAVRMVSEGVDIPRLRVGVYATNTTTELFFRQVVGRFVRWTRGVKNQRAFLFLPDDPRLRRYAAEIAAQRRHSLKKRRGDDDTDGTEFDDLGDAEREEQGGEEQMSLFAVISAVAEEAELAPSVFSTDHGDDWDDDAEVELDESLEVRLAVPPPRGARGAAPTTKTRKHLKKDLRDANAELVRELVRFSKLDHRQVNAELNRLAGIRKVTEATVEQLQTRLDRGERWLKKL from the coding sequence ATGGCGACATCGATCAGGCTTCGGCCCTGGCAAAAAGCTGCGCTCGAAAAGTTGCTCGCGAAGGACGCGGACAACTTCCTCGCCGTCGCCACCCCTGGTGCCGGCAAGACGACCTTCGCGCTCACCGTCGCCGCGCAGTACCTGTCCTCGGGGCTTTGCCAGGGGTTGTTCGTGGTCGCCCCGACCCAGCATCTCAAGGTCCAGTGGGCCGAGGCGGCGCATCGCATCGGCTTACACCTCGACGACGACTGGGCCGCAGCGGACGGCGAATTGCCTTCCGACATGCACGGAATCGTGACCACCTATCAGCAGGTGGCGACATCGGGCGCGGTGCTGCGCAAGTTGACCCCCGGCTCGTTCGTCATCCTCGACGAGGTACACCACGCCGGCGACGACAAGTCGTGGGGCGAGAGCGTGCTGAATGCGTTCGGCCCGGCGCGCAAGCGACTGTCGTTGTCGGGGACTCCGTTTCGATCCGATAGTTCGGCCATCCCGTTCGTCGAGTACCACATGGACGAGGCGTTACCCGACTTCGAGTACGGGTATGGCGATGCGCTCAGCGACGGGCGCGTCGTGCGCCCGGTGTACTTTCCGGCCTACGGCGGGCACATGGAATGGGTCGCCCCCGATGGAAGCGAGATGTCGGCTGGCTTCGACGATGCGCTCGACCACCAGAGATCCAACCAGCGACTTCGGGTGGCGCTGTCGCTTGAGGGGCAGTGGCTCACGAAGGTGTTGACCGAAGCCCACGTACAACTGCAGAACATCCGTCGTACTCATGTGGATGCCGCGGGTCTGGTCATCGCCATGGACCAGGACCATGCCAACGGCATCGCGCGACTCATGAAGTCGCGTTTCGGCATCACCCCGACCATCGCGGTGTCCGACGACCCGACCGCCTCGGCGAAGATCGCCAGGTTCGCGGCGTCGAACGATCCGTGGATCATCGCGGTGCGCATGGTGTCCGAAGGGGTCGACATCCCAAGGTTGCGCGTCGGGGTGTATGCGACAAACACCACCACCGAGTTGTTCTTCCGACAGGTTGTCGGCCGTTTCGTCCGCTGGACGCGCGGGGTGAAGAACCAGCGAGCATTCCTGTTCCTCCCCGACGATCCACGCCTGCGCCGTTACGCCGCCGAGATCGCCGCGCAGCGGCGTCATTCACTCAAGAAGCGCCGCGGTGACGACGACACCGACGGCACCGAGTTCGACGACCTCGGTGACGCCGAGCGCGAGGAACAGGGAGGCGAGGAGCAGATGTCGCTGTTCGCCGTCATCTCGGCGGTCGCCGAGGAGGCGGAGCTCGCCCCGTCGGTGTTCAGTACAGATCACGGAGACGACTGGGACGACGACGCGGAGGTCGAGCTCGACGAGTCGCTGGAGGTGCGCCTCGCGGTACCGCCACCGAGAGGTGCGAGGGGTGCAGCGCCGACGACGAAGACGCGCAAGCATCTGAAAAAGGACCTGCGAGACGCCAACGCCGAGTTGGTGCGCGAACTCGTGCGCTTTTCCAAGCTCGATCATCGGCAGGTGAACGCGGAACTCAACCGGCTCGCCGGCATTCGCAAGGTCACCGAGGCGACCGTGGAGCAACTCCAGACCCGCCTCGACCGTGGCGAACGGTGGCTCAAGAAGCTGTAA
- a CDS encoding AarF/ABC1/UbiB kinase family protein: MTERVGEATASGGAGLRVFPRYLPPAKRGAIARRAAQIGWVATKHFGPLGVRSAMGRALKREVAPDAFARPLRKTFEELGTTFMKFGQLVGSSPGVFGEEVAAEFRSCLDTGPVVAFDEVRRVIESELGMHLDEAFATFDPDPIGRASIAVVHRATLHDGTDVAVKVLRPGIEERVAVDMDLFEPLLTLAARTTGEYAAGQLVQMFDGFRLQLGEELDLRNEARAIRHMQGLLGVVDLPLVTVPTTYENFSGARVLTMEFFDGVPVDDLERIAEYGFDPAPVVTQTVKGFLMTAVRWGFFHGDVHAGNLLLLRDGRVAVIDWGICGRLDADTHHFFRRICEAGLGDDTAWADIAAHTIKQYGALLEEGLGMGHDDVTAFMKLTLEPLLRAPFGEVSLVAILNAPQAKVAEAKGLEVERRSVRSVLKRFREQRKLRLMAEAEGIIESDFERGLFLLTKALMYFERYGKMYMNDVSIFGDEEFFRAALDAPVETLREVNGR, encoded by the coding sequence ATGACTGAACGTGTCGGTGAAGCGACGGCCTCCGGCGGAGCGGGCCTACGGGTCTTTCCTCGATATCTCCCGCCGGCCAAGCGCGGCGCCATCGCCCGGCGCGCCGCACAGATCGGTTGGGTCGCGACGAAGCACTTCGGGCCGCTCGGTGTGCGCAGCGCGATGGGTCGTGCGCTCAAGCGCGAGGTCGCTCCGGATGCCTTCGCCCGTCCTCTGCGCAAGACCTTCGAGGAGTTGGGAACGACGTTCATGAAGTTCGGCCAGCTCGTCGGATCGTCGCCCGGGGTGTTCGGCGAAGAGGTCGCGGCCGAGTTCCGATCCTGTCTCGACACCGGGCCGGTCGTGGCCTTCGACGAGGTGCGTCGCGTGATCGAGTCCGAACTCGGGATGCACCTCGACGAGGCGTTCGCGACCTTCGATCCCGATCCGATCGGTCGTGCATCGATCGCGGTCGTTCACCGCGCCACGTTGCACGACGGCACCGACGTGGCCGTCAAAGTGCTGCGGCCGGGAATCGAAGAACGCGTCGCGGTCGACATGGATCTGTTCGAGCCGCTGTTGACCCTCGCGGCGCGCACGACGGGGGAGTACGCGGCGGGGCAGCTGGTGCAGATGTTCGACGGGTTCCGGCTGCAGCTCGGCGAGGAGCTCGACTTGCGCAACGAGGCCCGGGCGATTCGCCACATGCAGGGGCTGTTGGGGGTGGTCGACCTACCGCTTGTGACCGTGCCCACGACCTATGAGAACTTCAGCGGTGCTCGGGTGTTGACCATGGAATTCTTCGACGGTGTTCCCGTCGATGACCTCGAACGCATCGCGGAGTACGGGTTCGATCCGGCGCCGGTCGTTACCCAGACGGTCAAGGGGTTCCTCATGACCGCAGTACGGTGGGGGTTCTTCCACGGAGACGTCCACGCCGGGAACCTCCTGTTGTTGCGCGACGGCCGTGTGGCGGTGATCGATTGGGGCATTTGTGGTCGCCTCGACGCCGACACGCACCATTTTTTCCGGCGCATCTGCGAGGCGGGCCTCGGCGACGACACGGCGTGGGCCGATATCGCAGCGCACACGATCAAGCAGTACGGAGCCCTGCTTGAAGAGGGTCTCGGCATGGGCCACGACGACGTGACGGCGTTCATGAAGCTGACCCTCGAACCGCTGCTGCGGGCGCCATTCGGTGAGGTGTCGCTCGTGGCGATCCTGAATGCTCCACAGGCGAAGGTGGCAGAGGCGAAGGGGCTGGAGGTCGAGCGTCGGAGCGTGCGCTCTGTCCTCAAGCGTTTCCGGGAACAGCGCAAGTTGCGCCTGATGGCCGAGGCCGAGGGCATCATCGAGAGCGACTTCGAACGTGGCCTGTTCCTGTTGACCAAGGCGCTGATGTATTTCGAGCGCTACGGAAAGATGTACATGAACGACGTCAGCATCTTCGGCGACGAGGAGTTCTTCCGCGCCGCGCTCGACGCCCCGGTTGAGACGCTGCGCGAGGTGAACGGTCGGTAG
- a CDS encoding TetR/AcrR family transcriptional regulator, translating into MVSASTGTRRTQAERREATRSAILNASLEQLLDGGLSGFTTTEVCRRAGVSQGALFKHFDSKSALLAAVIEHLFEALRDDYEVAFVELGDAAQPAHGVDLLWARMFDPRLGAGFELYTAARSDADLRAALEPVVSSHCQRIHELAAGLLPEIDPQRLAPLVDLAILSIQGLVLNQMAAPDPGQVERLRNMLDELVEFVVS; encoded by the coding sequence ATGGTCTCCGCCTCCACTGGAACTCGACGCACCCAGGCCGAACGTCGCGAGGCGACGCGCTCCGCGATCCTCAACGCCTCGCTCGAACAGCTCCTCGACGGAGGACTCTCGGGCTTCACCACAACCGAGGTCTGTCGGCGTGCCGGGGTCAGCCAGGGGGCGTTGTTCAAGCACTTCGACTCAAAGTCCGCGCTGCTCGCCGCAGTCATCGAACACCTCTTTGAGGCGCTGCGTGACGACTACGAGGTGGCGTTCGTCGAACTCGGCGACGCCGCCCAGCCGGCGCACGGCGTCGACCTGTTGTGGGCGCGCATGTTCGACCCCCGCCTTGGCGCCGGATTCGAGCTCTACACCGCAGCGCGCAGCGATGCCGATCTGCGCGCCGCACTCGAGCCGGTCGTGTCGTCCCACTGCCAGCGGATCCACGAGCTCGCCGCCGGCCTACTCCCCGAGATCGACCCCCAGCGCCTCGCCCCGCTCGTCGACTTGGCGATCCTGTCGATCCAGGGGCTGGTGCTGAACCAGATGGCCGCTCCGGACCCCGGTCAGGTGGAGCGACTTCGCAACATGTTGGACGAGCTCGTCGAGTTCGTCGTTTCGTAA
- a CDS encoding sterol desaturase family protein: MLEELMNPAVLAIPLYFALMWWEVRALKRQRREGRDVLGYDRRDASASIRLGVVSLVSVGALNVVSLLLSQWLWQFRLIDLGTGVAAWVVAMIGWDFAYYWLHRFEHQSRLLWAAHVNHHSSEYYNLSTALRQALLPVAAIVFFPPLALIGVRPWIIAVSGGFNLVYQYWIHTEAIDKLPRWFEFVFNTPSHHRVHHGSQRQYLDRNHGGILIIWDRMFGTFQAEGERVRYGLTKNIHSYSLWTIFSHELVAIWHDVGSTRSWRERWNYTFAGPGWKPPRLGGAQSSANASAMPAAPSSQVGGR, translated from the coding sequence GTGTTGGAGGAACTGATGAACCCGGCGGTGCTGGCGATTCCGCTGTACTTCGCACTGATGTGGTGGGAGGTGCGTGCGTTGAAACGCCAGCGACGTGAGGGCCGCGACGTGTTGGGATACGACCGACGAGACGCCTCGGCGAGCATCCGCCTCGGGGTGGTGTCACTCGTGAGCGTCGGTGCGTTGAACGTGGTGTCGCTGCTGTTGTCGCAGTGGCTGTGGCAGTTCCGCCTCATCGACCTCGGCACGGGTGTTGCCGCGTGGGTTGTCGCCATGATCGGGTGGGACTTCGCCTACTACTGGCTGCATCGCTTTGAGCATCAGTCGCGACTGTTATGGGCGGCGCACGTCAATCATCACTCCAGCGAGTACTACAACCTGTCGACCGCGCTGCGTCAGGCGCTGCTGCCGGTTGCGGCGATCGTGTTCTTCCCGCCGCTCGCCCTCATCGGGGTTCGCCCGTGGATCATCGCGGTGTCGGGCGGGTTCAACCTCGTCTACCAGTACTGGATCCATACCGAGGCGATCGACAAGCTGCCGCGTTGGTTCGAGTTCGTGTTCAACACGCCGTCGCATCATCGAGTCCACCACGGCAGCCAACGCCAGTACCTCGACCGTAACCACGGCGGCATCCTCATCATCTGGGACCGCATGTTCGGTACCTTCCAAGCCGAGGGCGAACGGGTCCGTTACGGACTGACCAAGAACATCCACTCGTACTCGTTGTGGACGATCTTCAGCCACGAACTCGTTGCGATCTGGCACGACGTCGGTTCGACGCGGTCGTGGCGTGAGCGGTGGAACTACACCTTTGCCGGTCCGGGGTGGAAGCCACCGAGACTAGGGGGCGCTCAGTCGAGCGCGAACGCCTCGGCAATGCCGGCCGCTCCGAGCTCCCAGGTCGGTGGCCGGTAG
- a CDS encoding glycosyltransferase family 4 protein, whose amino-acid sequence MTEDHRDQIPDQIPDQAFETGSDAMPRRTVFVEVTNTLAVNYITGFQRHTREMLGRLMQLDGPVRYIPVLWCSECETFRHLTTAELDAFAHFVPRPDPPRSRLATLADPLPASLKRFGRRLIRTRAATSAREELARRRRLRNHPAAHGALRIDEWPDESWFFDLEAAWHNVPHRSELLPWLRNRGVHTAVLVADVMPFLFHDWFDAGQIRLFTSFMQAHLTYSEKFIAISECSRRDLLAVAEAEGVQRRLEVPIITMGANFKRADADLARPPEAPPGRYILSVATVEPRKNHDLLIRAYDTLRDEIDDLSVVFVGKAGWMTDELQDRMRSHPDHGGRFRWLDKVDDTLLNALFRHAYLAVQPAFYEGYGTPVIEALGNGVPTLSSSGGSLPEAGGTYAEYFDPVDLDELVALIRRAYRDHAHYEAMRAALVDYRPPTWELGAAGIAEAFALD is encoded by the coding sequence ATGACCGAGGACCACCGCGACCAGATCCCCGACCAGATCCCCGACCAGGCCTTCGAAACCGGGTCCGACGCGATGCCTCGGCGCACGGTTTTCGTCGAGGTCACCAATACCCTGGCGGTCAACTACATCACCGGGTTTCAACGACACACCCGCGAGATGCTCGGTCGTCTCATGCAACTCGACGGTCCGGTGCGGTATATCCCGGTGCTGTGGTGTTCGGAGTGCGAGACCTTTCGCCACCTCACCACCGCCGAGCTCGACGCGTTCGCCCACTTCGTCCCTCGACCCGATCCCCCACGCTCGCGCCTTGCAACGCTCGCCGATCCGCTCCCTGCCTCGCTCAAGCGGTTCGGGCGGCGACTCATTCGCACGCGGGCGGCGACATCGGCGCGCGAGGAACTCGCGCGCCGACGTCGCCTCCGCAACCACCCGGCCGCCCACGGCGCGCTGCGCATCGACGAGTGGCCCGACGAGTCGTGGTTCTTCGACCTCGAGGCCGCTTGGCACAACGTGCCGCACCGCAGCGAGTTGTTGCCGTGGCTGCGCAACCGCGGCGTGCACACCGCGGTGCTGGTGGCCGACGTCATGCCGTTCTTGTTCCACGACTGGTTCGACGCCGGGCAGATCCGGCTGTTCACCTCGTTCATGCAGGCGCACCTGACCTACTCCGAGAAGTTCATCGCCATCTCGGAGTGCAGCCGGCGCGACCTGCTCGCCGTCGCCGAGGCCGAGGGGGTCCAGCGACGGCTCGAGGTGCCGATCATCACCATGGGAGCCAACTTCAAACGCGCCGACGCCGACCTTGCGCGCCCCCCAGAGGCACCGCCTGGCCGGTACATCCTGAGCGTCGCCACCGTCGAGCCCCGCAAGAACCACGACCTGTTGATCCGCGCCTACGACACCCTTCGTGACGAAATCGATGACCTGTCGGTGGTCTTCGTCGGCAAGGCGGGTTGGATGACCGACGAGTTGCAGGACCGCATGCGCAGCCACCCGGATCACGGCGGACGGTTCCGCTGGCTCGACAAAGTCGACGACACGTTGCTCAACGCGCTGTTTCGCCACGCGTACCTGGCCGTTCAACCGGCGTTCTATGAGGGCTACGGCACTCCGGTGATCGAGGCCCTCGGCAACGGGGTGCCGACGTTGAGTTCGAGCGGGGGCTCGTTGCCCGAGGCGGGCGGCACCTACGCCGAGTACTTCGATCCGGTCGACCTCGACGAGTTGGTCGCCTTGATCCGGCGCGCCTACCGCGACCACGCCCACTATGAGGCGATGAGGGCGGCTCTGGTCGACTACCGGCCACCGACCTGGGAGCTCGGAGCGGCCGGCATTGCCGAGGCGTTCGCGCTCGACTGA
- a CDS encoding glycosyltransferase family 4 protein, whose product MDRSSFDALRRGEGTIADGLRAARRGVAKARAVALNRSIPQYMTDVVTSVPRPARTPASTPAVRSPRRIAAFSTYPIHPRRGGGQLRGWYLADGLGRREDTEVTIVSLTTNPDLAGDHTLSDRVTEHCVLIDHGAARRETELRLVTGDVSITDIASGLMWPGISGFTEVATRALDQACAAIAVQPYLIDAIDTLASGIATVYDSHNDEVELKATILPRHTVGGRWLERWVDDLERRASEGSVLVTTTTEVDLRTLSARYRIDATTEVIPNGVDTGDIEFIVGTARVARRQLLDPHLGLERNRPVALFVGSGHLPNIEAGRHIVSLARQVPGVDFVLAGDHSTRLGLANLPPNVHAIGAVGDDLLELLLTSSTVALNPMGGGSGSNLKLFTYLAAGLPVLSTTVGTRGIDPEAAGVMTTSVGSLAAGLDALLSEDGNERVLAGRNYVEANCDWRVIADRFAALVVESTPS is encoded by the coding sequence GTGGATAGGTCGTCGTTCGACGCGCTGCGCCGCGGTGAGGGCACCATCGCCGACGGACTGCGGGCGGCGCGACGCGGCGTGGCCAAGGCGCGGGCGGTTGCGCTCAACCGTTCGATTCCGCAGTACATGACCGATGTCGTCACCTCGGTTCCGCGACCGGCGAGAACCCCGGCGTCGACCCCTGCGGTGCGATCTCCACGCCGTATCGCAGCGTTCAGCACCTACCCCATCCATCCCCGCCGCGGCGGCGGGCAACTCCGGGGTTGGTACCTGGCCGATGGGCTGGGACGCCGCGAGGACACCGAGGTCACCATCGTCAGCCTGACGACCAACCCCGACCTGGCCGGCGACCACACGCTCAGCGATCGGGTCACCGAACACTGCGTCCTCATCGACCACGGCGCAGCCCGGCGCGAAACCGAGTTGCGCCTCGTCACCGGCGACGTGTCGATCACCGACATCGCAAGCGGCCTGATGTGGCCGGGAATCTCCGGGTTCACCGAGGTGGCAACCCGAGCGCTCGACCAGGCCTGTGCCGCCATCGCCGTGCAGCCCTACCTCATCGACGCGATCGACACGCTCGCGTCGGGGATCGCGACCGTGTACGACTCCCACAACGACGAGGTTGAGCTGAAGGCCACGATCCTTCCCCGCCACACCGTCGGTGGCCGTTGGCTGGAACGTTGGGTCGACGACCTCGAACGTCGAGCGAGTGAAGGCTCGGTGCTGGTGACGACGACCACCGAGGTCGACCTGCGCACGCTGTCGGCCCGCTACCGGATCGATGCGACCACCGAGGTCATCCCCAACGGGGTCGATACCGGCGACATCGAATTCATCGTCGGAACCGCCCGCGTCGCTCGCCGACAGCTCCTCGATCCGCACCTCGGCCTCGAGCGGAACCGACCGGTCGCACTGTTCGTCGGCTCGGGGCACCTGCCGAACATCGAGGCCGGACGCCACATCGTCTCGCTGGCCCGCCAGGTTCCCGGCGTCGACTTCGTCCTTGCCGGCGACCACTCGACCCGGCTCGGCCTCGCCAACCTGCCTCCGAACGTCCATGCGATCGGAGCCGTCGGCGACGACCTGCTGGAGCTGTTGCTGACCAGCTCCACGGTCGCGCTCAACCCGATGGGGGGCGGAAGCGGATCGAACCTCAAGCTCTTCACCTACCTGGCCGCCGGGCTCCCGGTGCTGTCGACCACCGTCGGCACCCGTGGCATCGACCCCGAGGCCGCTGGGGTGATGACGACATCGGTCGGTTCACTGGCCGCCGGCCTCGACGCACTGTTGAGCGAGGATGGCAACGAGCGGGTCCTCGCCGGCCGCAACTACGTCGAGGCCAATTGCGACTGGCGGGTCATCGCCGATCGGTTCGCTGCCCTCGTCGTAGAGTCGACGCCATCATGA
- a CDS encoding aminotransferase class I/II-fold pyridoxal phosphate-dependent enzyme, with protein MSHHVSARSGVEPFHVMEVVAAAAARGDVVHLEVGQPSDGAPPSAVARAQELLASGDALGYTPALGITALRERIAGWYHERYGLETDPGRIAVTAGASGAVMLALLARFDPGQRIAYAVPGYPCYPQLIAALGLIGVPVPCGAADGFVLGAEQLDRLIGSGVAPIDGVFVASPANPTGTQYDPEQLRQLAQWCRDRGVQLIADELYHGITFDRPAPSAGGDESAIVIGSFSKYFCMTGWRLGWMLGPAPLIDAVDRLSQHAYLSPPTLAQHIAIAAFDDVAVLDARVERYAHNRRILLAALSDLGVEDVAPCDGAFYAYGRVDHWGIDSFELVQRWLAEIGVAAAPGVDFDHRDGHRWVRWSFAGSTEDVTEGCERLRTWANRRG; from the coding sequence ATGAGCCATCACGTCTCCGCCCGCTCCGGCGTTGAACCGTTCCATGTCATGGAGGTGGTCGCTGCCGCAGCGGCGCGCGGAGACGTGGTGCATCTCGAGGTGGGCCAGCCGAGCGACGGCGCCCCGCCCTCGGCGGTGGCACGGGCTCAGGAGTTGCTCGCATCGGGCGACGCTCTGGGCTACACGCCGGCACTTGGCATCACCGCGCTTCGCGAGCGGATCGCTGGGTGGTATCACGAGCGCTACGGCCTCGAAACCGACCCGGGGCGCATCGCCGTCACCGCCGGGGCCTCCGGGGCGGTCATGTTGGCGCTGCTGGCCCGTTTCGACCCGGGACAGCGGATTGCCTATGCGGTACCCGGGTATCCCTGTTACCCCCAGCTCATCGCCGCGCTCGGCCTGATCGGGGTTCCGGTGCCGTGTGGAGCGGCGGACGGGTTCGTCCTTGGCGCCGAGCAGCTCGACCGTTTGATCGGCTCGGGTGTCGCCCCGATCGATGGGGTGTTCGTCGCCAGCCCGGCGAACCCGACCGGCACCCAGTACGACCCCGAACAGCTCCGACAACTGGCGCAGTGGTGCCGGGATCGCGGGGTTCAGCTCATCGCGGACGAGCTGTATCACGGAATCACCTTCGATCGACCGGCCCCCTCTGCTGGCGGCGACGAATCCGCGATCGTGATCGGGAGCTTCTCGAAATACTTCTGTATGACCGGATGGCGGCTCGGTTGGATGCTCGGACCGGCACCGCTGATCGACGCCGTCGACCGGCTGAGCCAGCACGCGTATCTGTCGCCGCCAACCCTCGCCCAACACATCGCGATCGCCGCATTCGACGACGTCGCGGTGCTCGATGCACGGGTCGAGCGCTACGCGCACAACCGCCGCATTCTGCTCGCGGCGCTGAGCGACCTCGGCGTCGAAGACGTCGCCCCGTGTGACGGCGCCTTTTATGCCTACGGCCGCGTCGACCACTGGGGGATCGACAGCTTCGAACTGGTGCAACGGTGGCTGGCCGAGATCGGTGTGGCCGCAGCGCCCGGGGTCGATTTCGATCACCGCGACGGGCACCGCTGGGTCCGGTGGTCCTTCGCCGGTTCGACAGAGGACGTCACCGAAGGCTGCGAGCGGCTCCGCACCTGGGCGAACCGACGTGGATAG